The genomic DNA CCAACGCACCCGTGATCCAGCCCGCGGTCACGTCGGCCGCGACCCTGGCCACGATGCAGGCCGTGGTCCACTTCGCGTTCGACAAGTCGGTGCTCACCGATTCCGCCAAGGCGCTGCTCGACGAGAAGGTCGAGGTGTTCCGCGCCAACCCCGAGATGACGGTCGTCATCGTGGGGCACACGGACGTCATCGGCACCGATACGTACAACATGGCGCTCGGCGAGCGGCGGGCGAAGGCCGCCAAGGCCTATATCGTGAGCAAGGGCATCGACGCCAACCGCATCATCATCGAATCCAAGGGGGAGAGCAACCCGATCACGACGGCACCGGGCATCGCCGGGCAGGCGCCGAATCGCCGGGCGATCTTCCGGCTGCTGATCGCGCCTGATGTCATCAAGCCGTAGCGCTGAGATGCGGGCTGAACATCGGTTCAGCGGAGATCTGCCGGGCGCGGACGCTCGCGCCCGGCCGGTTTCCGAACTTGCAGCGCGGACGGAGATGGAGGACCGACGGATGCGACCAAGCAAGTTCACGGACGAGCAGATCGTGCAGGCGCTGCGACAGGTCAGGGCGGGAACGCCCGCCGTGCAGGTCTGTCGGAAGCTGGGCGTCACACAGACCACGTTCTATCGCTGGCGCAGGAAATTCGAAGGCGCGGCGGCGAACGAGTCGCGCGATGTGCGGGCGCTCAGAGAAGAAAATCAGAAGCTCAAACAGATCGTGGCCAACCTCGTGCTCGAGAAGCACGGATCGGCGGGCGGTCGGGGAAGAAACTCATAGCGGCGGTGCGCCACCGGCGCACCGCCGCAGCCACCAGCGCCTTGCGGCGCGGAGGAAGCGAACATGTTGATGACCCTGGCAATCATCCTGATCGTGCTCTGGCTGCTCGGGCTGGTCACGTCGTACACGATGGGCGGACTGATCAATATTCTGCTGGTCGTCGCGATCATCGTGATCGTGGTGCGCGTGATCCAGGGGCGGAAGGTCCTGTAGTGATGCGCGGGGAGCGTCTGGCCACCGGCCTCGCGCGTCGCCAACATCGCGCGTGAGACCGGCGGCGCCCGATCAGGGCGCGAGGTCGTGGAAGACGACGTCCTTCTCGTGTTCCAGGGCCCAGCGCATGGGCCACTCGTTCTCGAACAGCAGCAGGGGCTGTCCCTTGGCGTCGAACAGCAACATGCGGCCGGAGTCGCGGGCCGCGCGGGCGATGGCCTCGGCCGACCCGGTGATCCAGCGCGGGTAGCGGGCGGAGATCTTCTCGAGTCGCGCGACCACCCCGTACTCGTGCGCCAGCCGGTGCATCATCACGTCGAACTGGAGTTGGCCCACCGCGCCGACGATGGGCGTGGGGCTCGTGGTGTCGGTGCCGGAGGTGAAGAATACCTGCGCGGCCCCCTCCTCGGTGAGCTGGCGCAGGCCGGCGTCGAGTTGCTTGCGGCGCATGGGATCGGCCAGGACGACGCGCGCGAAATGCTCGGGCGCGAACCTCGGGATGTCGGCGAACTTCACGCCGCCGTCCGAGGACAGGGTGTCGCCGATGCGCAGCGCGCGGCGGTCCATGACGCCCACGATGTCGCCGGGCCAGGCCTCCTCGACGGCGGTGCGCTCGCGGGCCATGAAGGTCTGCGGCGCGGCCAGGCGCATGGGCTTGCCGGTGCGCTCATGGATCACCTGCATCCCCGCCTCGAAGTGTCCGGAGACCACGCGCACGAACGCCACGCGGTCACGGTGCTTGGGGTCCATGTTCGCCTGAATCTTGAACACGAAGCCGGTGAACGCGCGCTGGTCCGGCTCGATGACGCCCCCGGTGGACGCCCGCGCCGAGGGCGGCGGGGCCAGCTCGAGGAACTCGCGCAGGAAGGGCTCGACGCCGAAGTTGTTGAGAGCGCTGCCGAAGAACACGGGCGAGAGCTCGCCGTCGAGCACCTGCTGCTCGTCGAACGGGTGGCCGGCCTCGTCGAGCAGCGCGATGTCGTGCACGAGGCGCTCGTGCGTGGTGGCCCCGAGCAGTTCGCGCACCAGGGCACCGTCCAGGCTTCCCACGTGCGCCACCGGCGGCCGGGCGCCCCGGTGCTCGTCCTTCTCGAACAGGTGGATCTGCTGGAGGCGCCGGTCGTAGACGCCGACGAAGCCCGCCGCGATGTCGCCGGCGCTGAAGATGGGCCAGGTGATCGGGTGGCACTTGATGCCCAGATCCGCCTCGACGTCGCTGATCAGCTTGAGCGGATCCTCGCCCAACCGGTCGCACTTGTTGACGAAGGTGAAGATGGGCGTGCGGCGGCGCTTGCACACGGCGAACAGCTGGCGCGTGCGCTCCTCGACGCCCTTGCGGTTGTCGAGGAGCATGACGGCGCTGTCGGCCGCGACGAGCGTGCGGTAGGTGTCCTCGGAGAAGT from Gemmatimonadaceae bacterium includes the following:
- a CDS encoding transposase — translated: MRPSKFTDEQIVQALRQVRAGTPAVQVCRKLGVTQTTFYRWRRKFEGAAANESRDVRALREENQKLKQIVANLVLEKHGSAGGRGRNS
- a CDS encoding lmo0937 family membrane protein gives rise to the protein MTLAIILIVLWLLGLVTSYTMGGLINILLVVAIIVIVVRVIQGRKVL
- a CDS encoding peptide chain release factor 3, whose product is MGSGTVAADTPLVAAIRRRRTFAIISHPDAGKTTLTEKLLLYGGAIHLAGSVKARRADRHATSDWMQMEQERGISVTSSVMQFEYDGYVINLLDTPGHEDFSEDTYRTLVAADSAVMLLDNRKGVEERTRQLFAVCKRRRTPIFTFVNKCDRLGEDPLKLISDVEADLGIKCHPITWPIFSAGDIAAGFVGVYDRRLQQIHLFEKDEHRGARPPVAHVGSLDGALVRELLGATTHERLVHDIALLDEAGHPFDEQQVLDGELSPVFFGSALNNFGVEPFLREFLELAPPPSARASTGGVIEPDQRAFTGFVFKIQANMDPKHRDRVAFVRVVSGHFEAGMQVIHERTGKPMRLAAPQTFMARERTAVEEAWPGDIVGVMDRRALRIGDTLSSDGGVKFADIPRFAPEHFARVVLADPMRRKQLDAGLRQLTEEGAAQVFFTSGTDTTSPTPIVGAVGQLQFDVMMHRLAHEYGVVARLEKISARYPRWITGSAEAIARAARDSGRMLLFDAKGQPLLLFENEWPMRWALEHEKDVVFHDLAP